A part of Synchiropus splendidus isolate RoL2022-P1 chromosome 19, RoL_Sspl_1.0, whole genome shotgun sequence genomic DNA contains:
- the LOC128750639 gene encoding polycomb protein suz12-A-like isoform X4: protein MAPHKQAAQPAAVAVQQVQAEHALFLQAFEKPTQIYRFLRTRNLIAPIFLHRTLSYMSHRNSRTNAGRRSSKVDHLLPVVERRCGGRDSKSLTTNLQLNFTGFFHKSGTLSQDSENDQTCVSLEVLLLKVCHKKRKDVSSPIKEVPAGTKQVPLNPDATPGPPLRPGSSTSLMIPSSEFESSNSHTVRSYSLLFRASRPAQDQGLAHGESHQHQRREDSVLRKGRAPLPWEETMFVAQMTVFDKNRHLQLLDGEYEVSMQEVQGGAANHKRVSWETVQDEQNLPPLQNFCQSPTLQFSLRWTSNSPEACSPPLTRPLSTRNSDSPQESRGSSPRAAHTSLGESHRLWPRLHMEERHTSTSCVEAWKESVHCSAPMRPEQVSAEPRQKLRIFYQFQYNNNTRQQTEARDDLHCPWCTINCRKLYSLIKHLKLLHSRFLFNYVPHPRGAKIEVSINDFYDGSYAGNPQDVHCQPGFAFSRNGPVKRAAVSSVLVCRPKRSKPSLSEFLEPERCDGGQQRALVSGHARLYFHSDSCTPLRQQELEVDSEDERDPEWLKEKTVKQIDEFTDVNEGEKEIMKLWNLHVMKHGFVGENQMNKACLLFVDRHGDHLVRHNLCRNLLLHLVSMHDYNLVSTLTIDRAMARLRLLQNQAVQLSHCRAEEEEEEEDWETAVESQPDPDSDRMEDKLSGSHNHMDSPGSDCN, encoded by the exons ATGGCTCCACACAAGCAGGCGGCTCAGCCGGCGGCCGTCGCGGTGCAGCAGGTCCAGGCCGAGCACGCGCTGTTCCTCCAGGCCTTCGAGA AGCCAACCCAGATCTACAGGTTCCTCCGCACCAGGAACTTGATCGCA CCCATCTTCCTGCACAGAACCCTCAGCTACATGTCGCACAGAAACTCCAGGACCAACGCCGGCAG GAGATCATCAAAGGTGGATCACCTGCTGCCGGTGGTGGAGAGGAGATGTGGAGGAAGAGACTCCAAGAG CTTGACGACAAACCTGCAGCTCAACTTCACCGGCTTCTTCCACAAGTCAG GAACGCTGTCTCAGGACAGTGAGAACGACCAGACCTGTGTTTCTCTGGAGGTTCTGCTGCTGAAAGTCTGTCACAAGAAGAGGAAG GACGTCAGCTCTCCCATCAAGGAGGTTCCAGCTGGTACCAAGCAGGTTCCCCTCAACCCGGACGCCACCCCTGGTCCACCGCTCCGACCCGGATCCTCCACGTCTCTGATGATTCCCAGCAGCGAGTTTGAGTCCAGCAACTCTCACACGGTCCGGTCGTATTCCCTGCTCTTCCGAGCCTCGCGACCTGCTCAGGACCAGGGACTCGCCCACGGAGAGTCTCACCAGCACCAGCGCCGAG AGGACAGCGTGCTCAGGAAGGGGCGGGCCCCGTTACCCTGGGAGGAAACCATGTTTGTCGCTCAGATGACAGTTTTTGACAAGAACAg GCATCTGCAGCTGTTGGACGGAGAGTATGAAGTCTCCATGCAGGAGGTTCAGGGGGGTGCGGCCAACCACAAGCGGGTCAGCTGGGAGACGGTGCAGGACGAGCAG AACCTCCCGCCTCTACAGAACTTCTGTCAGAGTCCCACTCTGCAGTTCAGCCTCCGCTGGACCAGCAACTCCCCTGAAGCTTGCTCTCCTCCACTGACCAGACCTCTGTCCACCCGGAACTCTGACTCCCCCCAGGAGAGCCGAGGAAGCAGCCCGAGAGCCGCACACACCTCCCTGGGTGAGTCACACCGCCTCTGGCCCAGACTTCACATGGAAGAACGCCACACGTCGACCTCTTGTGTTGAAGCCTGGAAGGAGTCGGTCCACTGCAGCGCTCCGATGCGACCAGAGCAGGTGTCCGCGGAGCCTCGGCAGAAGCTGAGGATCTTCTACCAG TTTCAGTACAACAACAACACGCGGCAGCAGACGGAGGCCAGGGACGACCTGCACTGCCCCTGGTGCACCATCAACTGCAGGAAGCTCTACAGCCTCATCAAGCACCTCAAACTCTTGCACTCGCGCTTCCTCTTCAACTACGTG CCTCACCCAAGAGGAGCAAAGATCGAGGTGTCCATCAACGATTTCTACGACGGCTCGTACGCAGGAAACCCTCAGGACGTCCACTGCCAGCCAGGCTTTGCCTTCAGCCGGAACGGGCCGGTCAAGAGGGCGGCGGTTAGCAGCGTCCTGGTCTGCAG ACCCAAGCGCTCAAAGCCCAGTCTGTCGGAGTTTTTGGAGCCAGAGCGGTGTGACGGggggcagcagagggcgctAGTCAGCGGGCACGCCCGCCTCTACTTCCACAGCGACTCGTGCACGCCGCTGCgccagcaggagctggaggtggaCAGCGAGGACGAGCGAGACCCCGAGTGGCTGAAAGAGAAGACCGTCAAG CAAATCGACGAGTTCACGGACGTGAATGAGGGCGAGAAGGAGATCATGAAGCTGTGGAACCTTCACGTCATGAAGCACGG CTTCGTCGGCGAGAACCAGATGAACAAGGCGTGTCTGCTTTTCGTGGATCGCCACGGCGACCACCTGGTCCGACACAACCTGTGTCGCAACCTCCTGCTGCACCTGGTCAGCATGCACGACTACAATCTGGTCAGCACCCTGACCATCGACAGAGCCATGGCCCGGCTCCGGCTGCTCCAGAACCAGGCGGTCCAATTGAGCCACTGcagggcggaggaggaggaggaggaggaggactgggAGACGGCGGTGGAGTCACAGCCAGATCCTGATTCCGATCGGATGGAGGACAAACTGTCCGGATCACACAACCATATGGACTCACCTGGTTCCGATTGCAACTGA
- the LOC128750639 gene encoding polycomb protein suz12-A-like isoform X6, translating to MAPHKQAAQPAAVAVQQVQAEHALFLQAFEKPTQIYRFLRTRNLIAPIFLHRTLSYMSHRNSRTNAGRRSSKVDHLLPVVERRCGGRDSKSLTTNLQLNFTGFFHKSGTLSQDSENDQTCVSLEVLLLKVCHKKRKDVSSPIKEVPAGTKQVPLNPDATPGPPLRPGSSTSLMIPSSEFESSNSHTVRSYSLLFRASRPAQDQGLAHGESHQHQRREDSVLRKGRAPLPWEETMFVAQMTVFDKNRHLQLLDGEYEVSMQEVQGGAANHKRVSWETVQDEQNLPPLQNFCQSPTLQFSLRWTSNSPEACSPPLTRPLSTRNSDSPQESRGSSPRAAHTSLAWKESVHCSAPMRPEQVSAEPRQKLRIFYQFQYNNNTRQQTEARDDLHCPWCTINCRKLYSLIKHLKLLHSRFLFNYVPHPRGAKIEVSINDFYDGSYAGNPQDVHCQPGFAFSRNGPVKRAAVSSVLVCRPKRSKPSLSEFLEPERCDGGQQRALVSGHARLYFHSDSCTPLRQQELEVDSEDERDPEWLKEKTVKQIDEFTDVNEGEKEIMKLWNLHVMKHGFVGENQMNKACLLFVDRHGDHLVRHNLCRNLLLHLVSMHDYNLVSTLTIDRAMARLRLLQNQAVQLSHCRAEEEEEEEDWETAVESQPDPDSDRMEDKLSGSHNHMDSPGSDCN from the exons ATGGCTCCACACAAGCAGGCGGCTCAGCCGGCGGCCGTCGCGGTGCAGCAGGTCCAGGCCGAGCACGCGCTGTTCCTCCAGGCCTTCGAGA AGCCAACCCAGATCTACAGGTTCCTCCGCACCAGGAACTTGATCGCA CCCATCTTCCTGCACAGAACCCTCAGCTACATGTCGCACAGAAACTCCAGGACCAACGCCGGCAG GAGATCATCAAAGGTGGATCACCTGCTGCCGGTGGTGGAGAGGAGATGTGGAGGAAGAGACTCCAAGAG CTTGACGACAAACCTGCAGCTCAACTTCACCGGCTTCTTCCACAAGTCAG GAACGCTGTCTCAGGACAGTGAGAACGACCAGACCTGTGTTTCTCTGGAGGTTCTGCTGCTGAAAGTCTGTCACAAGAAGAGGAAG GACGTCAGCTCTCCCATCAAGGAGGTTCCAGCTGGTACCAAGCAGGTTCCCCTCAACCCGGACGCCACCCCTGGTCCACCGCTCCGACCCGGATCCTCCACGTCTCTGATGATTCCCAGCAGCGAGTTTGAGTCCAGCAACTCTCACACGGTCCGGTCGTATTCCCTGCTCTTCCGAGCCTCGCGACCTGCTCAGGACCAGGGACTCGCCCACGGAGAGTCTCACCAGCACCAGCGCCGAG AGGACAGCGTGCTCAGGAAGGGGCGGGCCCCGTTACCCTGGGAGGAAACCATGTTTGTCGCTCAGATGACAGTTTTTGACAAGAACAg GCATCTGCAGCTGTTGGACGGAGAGTATGAAGTCTCCATGCAGGAGGTTCAGGGGGGTGCGGCCAACCACAAGCGGGTCAGCTGGGAGACGGTGCAGGACGAGCAG AACCTCCCGCCTCTACAGAACTTCTGTCAGAGTCCCACTCTGCAGTTCAGCCTCCGCTGGACCAGCAACTCCCCTGAAGCTTGCTCTCCTCCACTGACCAGACCTCTGTCCACCCGGAACTCTGACTCCCCCCAGGAGAGCCGAGGAAGCAGCCCGAGAGCCGCACACACCTCCCTGG CCTGGAAGGAGTCGGTCCACTGCAGCGCTCCGATGCGACCAGAGCAGGTGTCCGCGGAGCCTCGGCAGAAGCTGAGGATCTTCTACCAG TTTCAGTACAACAACAACACGCGGCAGCAGACGGAGGCCAGGGACGACCTGCACTGCCCCTGGTGCACCATCAACTGCAGGAAGCTCTACAGCCTCATCAAGCACCTCAAACTCTTGCACTCGCGCTTCCTCTTCAACTACGTG CCTCACCCAAGAGGAGCAAAGATCGAGGTGTCCATCAACGATTTCTACGACGGCTCGTACGCAGGAAACCCTCAGGACGTCCACTGCCAGCCAGGCTTTGCCTTCAGCCGGAACGGGCCGGTCAAGAGGGCGGCGGTTAGCAGCGTCCTGGTCTGCAG ACCCAAGCGCTCAAAGCCCAGTCTGTCGGAGTTTTTGGAGCCAGAGCGGTGTGACGGggggcagcagagggcgctAGTCAGCGGGCACGCCCGCCTCTACTTCCACAGCGACTCGTGCACGCCGCTGCgccagcaggagctggaggtggaCAGCGAGGACGAGCGAGACCCCGAGTGGCTGAAAGAGAAGACCGTCAAG CAAATCGACGAGTTCACGGACGTGAATGAGGGCGAGAAGGAGATCATGAAGCTGTGGAACCTTCACGTCATGAAGCACGG CTTCGTCGGCGAGAACCAGATGAACAAGGCGTGTCTGCTTTTCGTGGATCGCCACGGCGACCACCTGGTCCGACACAACCTGTGTCGCAACCTCCTGCTGCACCTGGTCAGCATGCACGACTACAATCTGGTCAGCACCCTGACCATCGACAGAGCCATGGCCCGGCTCCGGCTGCTCCAGAACCAGGCGGTCCAATTGAGCCACTGcagggcggaggaggaggaggaggaggaggactgggAGACGGCGGTGGAGTCACAGCCAGATCCTGATTCCGATCGGATGGAGGACAAACTGTCCGGATCACACAACCATATGGACTCACCTGGTTCCGATTGCAACTGA
- the LOC128750639 gene encoding polycomb protein suz12-A-like isoform X1, which yields MAPHKQAAQPAAVAVQQVQAEHALFLQAFEKPTQIYRFLRTRNLIAPIFLHRTLSYMSHRNSRTNAGRLVGRFPASKPSSDFNTSTSSLSRRSSKVDHLLPVVERRCGGRDSKSLTTNLQLNFTGFFHKSGTLSQDSENDQTCVSLEVLLLKVCHKKRKDVSSPIKEVPAGTKQVPLNPDATPGPPLRPGSSTSLMIPSSEFESSNSHTVRSYSLLFRASRPAQDQGLAHGESHQHQRREDSVLRKGRAPLPWEETMFVAQMTVFDKNRHLQLLDGEYEVSMQEVQGGAANHKRVSWETVQDEQNLPPLQNFCQSPTLQFSLRWTSNSPEACSPPLTRPLSTRNSDSPQESRGSSPRAAHTSLGESHRLWPRLHMEERHTSTSCVEAWKESVHCSAPMRPEQVSAEPRQKLRIFYQFQYNNNTRQQTEARDDLHCPWCTINCRKLYSLIKHLKLLHSRFLFNYVPHPRGAKIEVSINDFYDGSYAGNPQDVHCQPGFAFSRNGPVKRAAVSSVLVCRPKRSKPSLSEFLEPERCDGGQQRALVSGHARLYFHSDSCTPLRQQELEVDSEDERDPEWLKEKTVKVCESKPINPRVNPSQNHNMFRQQIDEFTDVNEGEKEIMKLWNLHVMKHGFVGENQMNKACLLFVDRHGDHLVRHNLCRNLLLHLVSMHDYNLVSTLTIDRAMARLRLLQNQAVQLSHCRAEEEEEEEDWETAVESQPDPDSDRMEDKLSGSHNHMDSPGSDCN from the exons ATGGCTCCACACAAGCAGGCGGCTCAGCCGGCGGCCGTCGCGGTGCAGCAGGTCCAGGCCGAGCACGCGCTGTTCCTCCAGGCCTTCGAGA AGCCAACCCAGATCTACAGGTTCCTCCGCACCAGGAACTTGATCGCA CCCATCTTCCTGCACAGAACCCTCAGCTACATGTCGCACAGAAACTCCAGGACCAACGCCGGCAGGTTGGTGGGAAGGTTCCCCGCTAGCAAGCCTAGTTCTGACTTCAACACATCCACATCCTCACTGTCCAGGAGATCATCAAAGGTGGATCACCTGCTGCCGGTGGTGGAGAGGAGATGTGGAGGAAGAGACTCCAAGAG CTTGACGACAAACCTGCAGCTCAACTTCACCGGCTTCTTCCACAAGTCAG GAACGCTGTCTCAGGACAGTGAGAACGACCAGACCTGTGTTTCTCTGGAGGTTCTGCTGCTGAAAGTCTGTCACAAGAAGAGGAAG GACGTCAGCTCTCCCATCAAGGAGGTTCCAGCTGGTACCAAGCAGGTTCCCCTCAACCCGGACGCCACCCCTGGTCCACCGCTCCGACCCGGATCCTCCACGTCTCTGATGATTCCCAGCAGCGAGTTTGAGTCCAGCAACTCTCACACGGTCCGGTCGTATTCCCTGCTCTTCCGAGCCTCGCGACCTGCTCAGGACCAGGGACTCGCCCACGGAGAGTCTCACCAGCACCAGCGCCGAG AGGACAGCGTGCTCAGGAAGGGGCGGGCCCCGTTACCCTGGGAGGAAACCATGTTTGTCGCTCAGATGACAGTTTTTGACAAGAACAg GCATCTGCAGCTGTTGGACGGAGAGTATGAAGTCTCCATGCAGGAGGTTCAGGGGGGTGCGGCCAACCACAAGCGGGTCAGCTGGGAGACGGTGCAGGACGAGCAG AACCTCCCGCCTCTACAGAACTTCTGTCAGAGTCCCACTCTGCAGTTCAGCCTCCGCTGGACCAGCAACTCCCCTGAAGCTTGCTCTCCTCCACTGACCAGACCTCTGTCCACCCGGAACTCTGACTCCCCCCAGGAGAGCCGAGGAAGCAGCCCGAGAGCCGCACACACCTCCCTGGGTGAGTCACACCGCCTCTGGCCCAGACTTCACATGGAAGAACGCCACACGTCGACCTCTTGTGTTGAAGCCTGGAAGGAGTCGGTCCACTGCAGCGCTCCGATGCGACCAGAGCAGGTGTCCGCGGAGCCTCGGCAGAAGCTGAGGATCTTCTACCAG TTTCAGTACAACAACAACACGCGGCAGCAGACGGAGGCCAGGGACGACCTGCACTGCCCCTGGTGCACCATCAACTGCAGGAAGCTCTACAGCCTCATCAAGCACCTCAAACTCTTGCACTCGCGCTTCCTCTTCAACTACGTG CCTCACCCAAGAGGAGCAAAGATCGAGGTGTCCATCAACGATTTCTACGACGGCTCGTACGCAGGAAACCCTCAGGACGTCCACTGCCAGCCAGGCTTTGCCTTCAGCCGGAACGGGCCGGTCAAGAGGGCGGCGGTTAGCAGCGTCCTGGTCTGCAG ACCCAAGCGCTCAAAGCCCAGTCTGTCGGAGTTTTTGGAGCCAGAGCGGTGTGACGGggggcagcagagggcgctAGTCAGCGGGCACGCCCGCCTCTACTTCCACAGCGACTCGTGCACGCCGCTGCgccagcaggagctggaggtggaCAGCGAGGACGAGCGAGACCCCGAGTGGCTGAAAGAGAAGACCGTCAAGGTTTGTGAGTCAAAACCGATCAACCCCAGAGTCAACCCGAGTCAGAACCACAACATGTTCCGGCAGCAAATCGACGAGTTCACGGACGTGAATGAGGGCGAGAAGGAGATCATGAAGCTGTGGAACCTTCACGTCATGAAGCACGG CTTCGTCGGCGAGAACCAGATGAACAAGGCGTGTCTGCTTTTCGTGGATCGCCACGGCGACCACCTGGTCCGACACAACCTGTGTCGCAACCTCCTGCTGCACCTGGTCAGCATGCACGACTACAATCTGGTCAGCACCCTGACCATCGACAGAGCCATGGCCCGGCTCCGGCTGCTCCAGAACCAGGCGGTCCAATTGAGCCACTGcagggcggaggaggaggaggaggaggaggactgggAGACGGCGGTGGAGTCACAGCCAGATCCTGATTCCGATCGGATGGAGGACAAACTGTCCGGATCACACAACCATATGGACTCACCTGGTTCCGATTGCAACTGA
- the LOC128750639 gene encoding polycomb protein suz12-A-like isoform X2, whose product MAPHKQAAQPAAVAVQQVQAEHALFLQAFEKPTQIYRFLRTRNLIAPIFLHRTLSYMSHRNSRTNAGRLVGRFPASKPSSDFNTSTSSLSRRSSKVDHLLPVVERRCGGRDSKSLTTNLQLNFTGFFHKSGTLSQDSENDQTCVSLEVLLLKVCHKKRKDVSSPIKEVPAGTKQVPLNPDATPGPPLRPGSSTSLMIPSSEFESSNSHTVRSYSLLFRASRPAQDQGLAHGESHQHQRREDSVLRKGRAPLPWEETMFVAQMTVFDKNRHLQLLDGEYEVSMQEVQGGAANHKRVSWETVQDEQNLPPLQNFCQSPTLQFSLRWTSNSPEACSPPLTRPLSTRNSDSPQESRGSSPRAAHTSLGESHRLWPRLHMEERHTSTSCVEAWKESVHCSAPMRPEQVSAEPRQKLRIFYQFQYNNNTRQQTEARDDLHCPWCTINCRKLYSLIKHLKLLHSRFLFNYVPHPRGAKIEVSINDFYDGSYAGNPQDVHCQPGFAFSRNGPVKRAAVSSVLVCRPKRSKPSLSEFLEPERCDGGQQRALVSGHARLYFHSDSCTPLRQQELEVDSEDERDPEWLKEKTVKQIDEFTDVNEGEKEIMKLWNLHVMKHGFVGENQMNKACLLFVDRHGDHLVRHNLCRNLLLHLVSMHDYNLVSTLTIDRAMARLRLLQNQAVQLSHCRAEEEEEEEDWETAVESQPDPDSDRMEDKLSGSHNHMDSPGSDCN is encoded by the exons ATGGCTCCACACAAGCAGGCGGCTCAGCCGGCGGCCGTCGCGGTGCAGCAGGTCCAGGCCGAGCACGCGCTGTTCCTCCAGGCCTTCGAGA AGCCAACCCAGATCTACAGGTTCCTCCGCACCAGGAACTTGATCGCA CCCATCTTCCTGCACAGAACCCTCAGCTACATGTCGCACAGAAACTCCAGGACCAACGCCGGCAGGTTGGTGGGAAGGTTCCCCGCTAGCAAGCCTAGTTCTGACTTCAACACATCCACATCCTCACTGTCCAGGAGATCATCAAAGGTGGATCACCTGCTGCCGGTGGTGGAGAGGAGATGTGGAGGAAGAGACTCCAAGAG CTTGACGACAAACCTGCAGCTCAACTTCACCGGCTTCTTCCACAAGTCAG GAACGCTGTCTCAGGACAGTGAGAACGACCAGACCTGTGTTTCTCTGGAGGTTCTGCTGCTGAAAGTCTGTCACAAGAAGAGGAAG GACGTCAGCTCTCCCATCAAGGAGGTTCCAGCTGGTACCAAGCAGGTTCCCCTCAACCCGGACGCCACCCCTGGTCCACCGCTCCGACCCGGATCCTCCACGTCTCTGATGATTCCCAGCAGCGAGTTTGAGTCCAGCAACTCTCACACGGTCCGGTCGTATTCCCTGCTCTTCCGAGCCTCGCGACCTGCTCAGGACCAGGGACTCGCCCACGGAGAGTCTCACCAGCACCAGCGCCGAG AGGACAGCGTGCTCAGGAAGGGGCGGGCCCCGTTACCCTGGGAGGAAACCATGTTTGTCGCTCAGATGACAGTTTTTGACAAGAACAg GCATCTGCAGCTGTTGGACGGAGAGTATGAAGTCTCCATGCAGGAGGTTCAGGGGGGTGCGGCCAACCACAAGCGGGTCAGCTGGGAGACGGTGCAGGACGAGCAG AACCTCCCGCCTCTACAGAACTTCTGTCAGAGTCCCACTCTGCAGTTCAGCCTCCGCTGGACCAGCAACTCCCCTGAAGCTTGCTCTCCTCCACTGACCAGACCTCTGTCCACCCGGAACTCTGACTCCCCCCAGGAGAGCCGAGGAAGCAGCCCGAGAGCCGCACACACCTCCCTGGGTGAGTCACACCGCCTCTGGCCCAGACTTCACATGGAAGAACGCCACACGTCGACCTCTTGTGTTGAAGCCTGGAAGGAGTCGGTCCACTGCAGCGCTCCGATGCGACCAGAGCAGGTGTCCGCGGAGCCTCGGCAGAAGCTGAGGATCTTCTACCAG TTTCAGTACAACAACAACACGCGGCAGCAGACGGAGGCCAGGGACGACCTGCACTGCCCCTGGTGCACCATCAACTGCAGGAAGCTCTACAGCCTCATCAAGCACCTCAAACTCTTGCACTCGCGCTTCCTCTTCAACTACGTG CCTCACCCAAGAGGAGCAAAGATCGAGGTGTCCATCAACGATTTCTACGACGGCTCGTACGCAGGAAACCCTCAGGACGTCCACTGCCAGCCAGGCTTTGCCTTCAGCCGGAACGGGCCGGTCAAGAGGGCGGCGGTTAGCAGCGTCCTGGTCTGCAG ACCCAAGCGCTCAAAGCCCAGTCTGTCGGAGTTTTTGGAGCCAGAGCGGTGTGACGGggggcagcagagggcgctAGTCAGCGGGCACGCCCGCCTCTACTTCCACAGCGACTCGTGCACGCCGCTGCgccagcaggagctggaggtggaCAGCGAGGACGAGCGAGACCCCGAGTGGCTGAAAGAGAAGACCGTCAAG CAAATCGACGAGTTCACGGACGTGAATGAGGGCGAGAAGGAGATCATGAAGCTGTGGAACCTTCACGTCATGAAGCACGG CTTCGTCGGCGAGAACCAGATGAACAAGGCGTGTCTGCTTTTCGTGGATCGCCACGGCGACCACCTGGTCCGACACAACCTGTGTCGCAACCTCCTGCTGCACCTGGTCAGCATGCACGACTACAATCTGGTCAGCACCCTGACCATCGACAGAGCCATGGCCCGGCTCCGGCTGCTCCAGAACCAGGCGGTCCAATTGAGCCACTGcagggcggaggaggaggaggaggaggaggactgggAGACGGCGGTGGAGTCACAGCCAGATCCTGATTCCGATCGGATGGAGGACAAACTGTCCGGATCACACAACCATATGGACTCACCTGGTTCCGATTGCAACTGA
- the LOC128750639 gene encoding polycomb protein suz12-A-like isoform X3, producing the protein MAPHKQAAQPAAVAVQQVQAEHALFLQAFEKPTQIYRFLRTRNLIAPIFLHRTLSYMSHRNSRTNAGRRSSKVDHLLPVVERRCGGRDSKSLTTNLQLNFTGFFHKSGTLSQDSENDQTCVSLEVLLLKVCHKKRKDVSSPIKEVPAGTKQVPLNPDATPGPPLRPGSSTSLMIPSSEFESSNSHTVRSYSLLFRASRPAQDQGLAHGESHQHQRREDSVLRKGRAPLPWEETMFVAQMTVFDKNRHLQLLDGEYEVSMQEVQGGAANHKRVSWETVQDEQNLPPLQNFCQSPTLQFSLRWTSNSPEACSPPLTRPLSTRNSDSPQESRGSSPRAAHTSLGESHRLWPRLHMEERHTSTSCVEAWKESVHCSAPMRPEQVSAEPRQKLRIFYQFQYNNNTRQQTEARDDLHCPWCTINCRKLYSLIKHLKLLHSRFLFNYVPHPRGAKIEVSINDFYDGSYAGNPQDVHCQPGFAFSRNGPVKRAAVSSVLVCRPKRSKPSLSEFLEPERCDGGQQRALVSGHARLYFHSDSCTPLRQQELEVDSEDERDPEWLKEKTVKVCESKPINPRVNPSQNHNMFRQQIDEFTDVNEGEKEIMKLWNLHVMKHGFVGENQMNKACLLFVDRHGDHLVRHNLCRNLLLHLVSMHDYNLVSTLTIDRAMARLRLLQNQAVQLSHCRAEEEEEEEDWETAVESQPDPDSDRMEDKLSGSHNHMDSPGSDCN; encoded by the exons ATGGCTCCACACAAGCAGGCGGCTCAGCCGGCGGCCGTCGCGGTGCAGCAGGTCCAGGCCGAGCACGCGCTGTTCCTCCAGGCCTTCGAGA AGCCAACCCAGATCTACAGGTTCCTCCGCACCAGGAACTTGATCGCA CCCATCTTCCTGCACAGAACCCTCAGCTACATGTCGCACAGAAACTCCAGGACCAACGCCGGCAG GAGATCATCAAAGGTGGATCACCTGCTGCCGGTGGTGGAGAGGAGATGTGGAGGAAGAGACTCCAAGAG CTTGACGACAAACCTGCAGCTCAACTTCACCGGCTTCTTCCACAAGTCAG GAACGCTGTCTCAGGACAGTGAGAACGACCAGACCTGTGTTTCTCTGGAGGTTCTGCTGCTGAAAGTCTGTCACAAGAAGAGGAAG GACGTCAGCTCTCCCATCAAGGAGGTTCCAGCTGGTACCAAGCAGGTTCCCCTCAACCCGGACGCCACCCCTGGTCCACCGCTCCGACCCGGATCCTCCACGTCTCTGATGATTCCCAGCAGCGAGTTTGAGTCCAGCAACTCTCACACGGTCCGGTCGTATTCCCTGCTCTTCCGAGCCTCGCGACCTGCTCAGGACCAGGGACTCGCCCACGGAGAGTCTCACCAGCACCAGCGCCGAG AGGACAGCGTGCTCAGGAAGGGGCGGGCCCCGTTACCCTGGGAGGAAACCATGTTTGTCGCTCAGATGACAGTTTTTGACAAGAACAg GCATCTGCAGCTGTTGGACGGAGAGTATGAAGTCTCCATGCAGGAGGTTCAGGGGGGTGCGGCCAACCACAAGCGGGTCAGCTGGGAGACGGTGCAGGACGAGCAG AACCTCCCGCCTCTACAGAACTTCTGTCAGAGTCCCACTCTGCAGTTCAGCCTCCGCTGGACCAGCAACTCCCCTGAAGCTTGCTCTCCTCCACTGACCAGACCTCTGTCCACCCGGAACTCTGACTCCCCCCAGGAGAGCCGAGGAAGCAGCCCGAGAGCCGCACACACCTCCCTGGGTGAGTCACACCGCCTCTGGCCCAGACTTCACATGGAAGAACGCCACACGTCGACCTCTTGTGTTGAAGCCTGGAAGGAGTCGGTCCACTGCAGCGCTCCGATGCGACCAGAGCAGGTGTCCGCGGAGCCTCGGCAGAAGCTGAGGATCTTCTACCAG TTTCAGTACAACAACAACACGCGGCAGCAGACGGAGGCCAGGGACGACCTGCACTGCCCCTGGTGCACCATCAACTGCAGGAAGCTCTACAGCCTCATCAAGCACCTCAAACTCTTGCACTCGCGCTTCCTCTTCAACTACGTG CCTCACCCAAGAGGAGCAAAGATCGAGGTGTCCATCAACGATTTCTACGACGGCTCGTACGCAGGAAACCCTCAGGACGTCCACTGCCAGCCAGGCTTTGCCTTCAGCCGGAACGGGCCGGTCAAGAGGGCGGCGGTTAGCAGCGTCCTGGTCTGCAG ACCCAAGCGCTCAAAGCCCAGTCTGTCGGAGTTTTTGGAGCCAGAGCGGTGTGACGGggggcagcagagggcgctAGTCAGCGGGCACGCCCGCCTCTACTTCCACAGCGACTCGTGCACGCCGCTGCgccagcaggagctggaggtggaCAGCGAGGACGAGCGAGACCCCGAGTGGCTGAAAGAGAAGACCGTCAAGGTTTGTGAGTCAAAACCGATCAACCCCAGAGTCAACCCGAGTCAGAACCACAACATGTTCCGGCAGCAAATCGACGAGTTCACGGACGTGAATGAGGGCGAGAAGGAGATCATGAAGCTGTGGAACCTTCACGTCATGAAGCACGG CTTCGTCGGCGAGAACCAGATGAACAAGGCGTGTCTGCTTTTCGTGGATCGCCACGGCGACCACCTGGTCCGACACAACCTGTGTCGCAACCTCCTGCTGCACCTGGTCAGCATGCACGACTACAATCTGGTCAGCACCCTGACCATCGACAGAGCCATGGCCCGGCTCCGGCTGCTCCAGAACCAGGCGGTCCAATTGAGCCACTGcagggcggaggaggaggaggaggaggaggactgggAGACGGCGGTGGAGTCACAGCCAGATCCTGATTCCGATCGGATGGAGGACAAACTGTCCGGATCACACAACCATATGGACTCACCTGGTTCCGATTGCAACTGA